One Coffea eugenioides isolate CCC68of chromosome 2, Ceug_1.0, whole genome shotgun sequence genomic window, TAAATAAAGTACTTATAAAAGTTACCCGAGTACGTCAACAGCCCTTCGTTTTTTTTCGTTTCGTTTGTTGGGGGAATgggataataattaataaattgtAAATGCTTCGAAATCGAAAGTGCGCGGGTTGCTTGCAAACCTTAAAACGAAATCTTTAGGGGCCCTCTGTATCCCCCTCTCATTCCCCGAATCCATAGTGCGTCTTTTTGGGTTTTGGCCAACAAAACCGGGCATACGAGACAACAAAACGACACCGCCGCCGTTTTCCGCTGCCTATACTACCACTACTAGTAAAAGCTTAGTGGTGTTTTTTTATATACTTTGCACTGCTGCTCTCCTCAGTCCTCCGCCTCTGCACAATCTGAATTCTACTGCATTTCGACAAATTTAGAGTTTTTATCATGGAGCAGCGATAGAGAAGTATTTCATGAGCCGTTGATTATCAAATTCGGAGAAGCAGGTAACTGAATTTCCTCATTTtcgtttcttcttttttttttcgtcttTCCGGTGGGTTCTTCTGAGGTTAGGGTTTGTCATCGTGGCTcacttggaaaaataaaaacttgGTGGCACTGATGGCATGGAGACGGCGGTGATGGGAAGTAATGTTGGTGATTGGGATGATGATCAGCAGCAGCGTAGGTGTAAAAGGAAGAATTCAACTGGCTGGAGCTGTAAATTGAAGGCAATGACCGGGCGAAGTCTTTGTGCGAAGCACTATTCAGCCTATCTCCGGCTCCGCTCAAGGTCAAAGCCTTTGCTACCGCAGCCCCCGATTGTCGCCCCGGAAAATCAAGAAACAGGCACTGCTGCTGCTGAACCTGAAATTTCTGGTGTAATGGTTTTTCGCCCTGGAATTGAGAATGTAGGTGAAAAGAGGAAAATTGTAAGGCCACTGGGTTCCAAGGATAAGAAGAAACGTAAGAAGAAGCATCACAAGACCTCTGGGTTCCAAGGGCAGCAGCTCACAATGGATGCGACAGTTGAAGAAACTGTAGTTGATAATAGTATGACGGGGTCAAAAAAGAGAGGTAGGCCAAAAGGCtcgaaaaataagaagaaactTGATCTTGAGAAAGTTGGTGGTTTGGATGTTGAAGCCATAGCAACTAAGGGGCCGGTGGACGTGGGTGTTGGAGAGAATGTGAATAAAAGTAGCGGTATGGGGTCTAAGAAGATAGGGAGGCCAAAAGGTtcgaaaaacaagaagaaacttacttttcaaaaaaatggGGTTGTCTCGAATGTTGATAGTGGTGAAGTTGGATTAACCCGGGGAGTGCGGTTATCAACTGATTTTACTTGCAGTACTATAAATGTTGATGACTTTGTTGATGATAATAAGGAGCAGATTGGTGCAAGTGCCAAAATTGATGAGGTTGTAGATCAAGTTGGTGGTTTGGTTGTTGAAGCCATAGCAACTAAGGGGCAGGTGGACGTCGGTGTTGGAGAGAATGTGAATAAAAGTAGTGGTATGGGGTCCAAGAAGGTAGGGAGGCCAAAAGGTtcgaaaaacaagaagaaacttacttttcaaaaaaatggGGTTGTCTCGAATGTTGATAGTGGTGAAGTTGGATTAACCCGGGGAGTGCAGTTATCAACTGATTTTACTTGCAGTACTATAAATGTTGATGACTTTGTTTATGATAATAAGGAGCAGATTGGTGCAAGTGCCAAAATTGATGAGGTTGTAGGTCAAGTTCAGTTGGTTAATGGACGTGGCGAATCTGGAGATGGATTTTTCAAAAAGAAGGATGGTCGAGGGAGGCCAAAaggatccaaaaacaagaagaaacgcGGAGGGAGGCCAAAAGGATCCAAAAATACGAACGATTGTCCAGGGATGCCAATAGGATCCAAAAGCACCAAGAATCATCGAGGGAGGCCAAAGGGTATGAAAAACAAGGAGGAGGATGTAGCTGCTCAAGAAATTGAGGAGGTACCATTTTCGAGTGACGTTGGCTGCAATGGTGGAAATGAAGGTAGGCTCATTGAGGATAACAAACATGCAAGGTTCAAAAAGGTTCAaaaaacaagaagtggtgaGGGGTCTAAGAAGATAGGGAGGCCAAAAGGTtcgaaaaacaagaagaaacttACTTTTCAAAAGAATGGGGTTGTCTCGAATGTTGATAGTGGTGAAGTTGGATTAACCCAGGGAGTGCAGTTATCAACTGATTTTACTTGCAGCACTATAAATGTTGATAACTTTGTTGATGATAATAAGGAGCAGATTGGTGCAAGTGCCAAAATTGGTGAGGTTGTAGATCAAGTTCAGTTGGTTAATGGATGTGGTGAATCTGGAGATGGatttttcaaaaagaaagaTGGTCGAGGGAGGCCAAAaggatccaaaaacaagaagaaacgcCAAGGGAGGCCAAAAGGATCCCAAAATACGAAGGATTGTCCAGGGATGCCAATAGGATCCAAAAGCACCAAGAATCGTCGAGGGAGGCCAAAGGGTATGAAAAACAAGGAGGAGGATGTAGCTGCTCAAGAAATTGAGGAGGTACCATTTTCGAGTGACGTTGGCTGCAATGGTGGAAATGAAGGTAGGCTGATTGAGGATAACAAGCACGCAACTGTTGCAATTGCTGAACTTGGAGGAGTGGTTGGTGAAGTTTCTTTAGGCAACGAATGTGCAGATTCTGTTCTAGCGAAGGATGGCCAGGGCCAGGGCGTAGTCAAGGCTTCAAAATTTAAGCAGAAAACTGTGGTGGCTGATGATGATCATGCAAGTCCTGTTGACGTTACTGAAACTAATGATGCTGTAGGAAATGATATTCCTATGTGGAGGGATGGGCGAGATCGGCTAAAGAGTTCCAAAAGTAAGAAAAGATCAGAACTTGGTGTAACAAAGCACATTGGCATGCTAAAAGGTTCAAAACATAAGAAGAAAATGTTACTTGTGACTATTGGAGAAGAGGCAACTGTGTATCATAAGCTCacagagaaaaaaaatatcCTTGAAGCAGTAGAACATCAGAGTGAAAATGTGGGTGTTAGTGGAAAGATGAATGAAGTCAAATGGAAGAATGGGCGACGAAAGCATAAAGGATTTAAGAAAATACCACTTCCGCCTGATGCTGATGGTGTCTTCACTTGTACAGATGGTAAGGACAGAGATTTTGCTGGAAGCAAGGGGTCTGAGGAATTTTTTACATATGTTGGTGGGTTCCATGATAGGCCCAAGGAAAGACCAAGAAAATTCGTGAACAAATCTTTGAGATGTGCAATTATGGGACAAAAAAGTGTAATATCAGCATCCGGAATGGCAGTAAGTTCATTATCTTTTTGCCGATAGGTCTGCATTTAATTGCTTTGACTGTTGTTAACATGTATTTACATGATTTGGGAAGAATTTAGCAGTAAGTTGTCTGAACATGAAATACAATCATGAACTTAAGTAATCAATCCCAATTGTAGACAAAGTTTTGGTTTTAAAaacaaactttgaaaattttttctccAGGGGGACAGGGGGAGGGGGCAGGTGAAGGGGGGGAGGAGAGGGTGGCTGGGGAAGGGGGGAAGAGGAGGGTGGGGGATGAGAGGAGGAAGAGGGAGGAGTAGGggaaagagggaggaggagaGGAAAATAGGGAAAAAAGAGGGGGAGGGTGAGCCGGCACCAGCGACGTTTGGGGAGGTGGCAGCAGCAGGCTGAGGTGGAAGGGTAGTGGTAGAAGAGGAAGATGGTGTGTGTTTTTCATGTTTCGGGGTGCATATTTTAAAACTTTGGGGTGTTTCTTGAGGTTATTGTAGAcaaagttattaaaaaacttgTGCAATGAAAACCCCATCCAAAAACACACTTCCAAACAGACCCAAAATATTGTCTAGCTATGCCAGTTTGGCTgacctgaattaattaagtgaagAAGACAAAATGGGTACAAGACAAAGTACTTTGATCAGCAGGGGCGATTCAACATGGTGAACATGCATTTCTAGTCCACTAATGAAATTCATGTTCACTATGTTGAATCATCATTGCTGATCAAAGTACTAGAAATTCATTATTGGACTACAAGTTACAGACAGTCACTTGAAATTAGATAAAAGTAGAGAGTG contains:
- the LOC113762542 gene encoding uncharacterized protein LOC113762542 isoform X1 — translated: METAVMGSNVGDWDDDQQQRRCKRKNSTGWSCKLKAMTGRSLCAKHYSAYLRLRSRSKPLLPQPPIVAPENQETGTAAAEPEISGVMVFRPGIENVGEKRKIVRPLGSKDKKKRKKKHHKTSGFQGQQLTMDATVEETVVDNSMTGSKKRGRPKGSKNKKKLDLEKVGGLDVEAIATKGPVDVGVGENVNKSSGMGSKKIGRPKGSKNKKKLTFQKNGVVSNVDSGEVGLTRGVRLSTDFTCSTINVDDFVDDNKEQIGASAKIDEVVDQVGGLVVEAIATKGQVDVGVGENVNKSSGMGSKKVGRPKGSKNKKKLTFQKNGVVSNVDSGEVGLTRGVQLSTDFTCSTINVDDFVYDNKEQIGASAKIDEVVGQVQLVNGRGESGDGFFKKKDGRGRPKGSKNKKKRGGRPKGSKNTNDCPGMPIGSKSTKNHRGRPKGMKNKEEDVAAQEIEEVPFSSDVGCNGGNEGRLIEDNKHARFKKVQKTRSGEGSKKIGRPKGSKNKKKLTFQKNGVVSNVDSGEVGLTQGVQLSTDFTCSTINVDNFVDDNKEQIGASAKIGEVVDQVQLVNGCGESGDGFFKKKDGRGRPKGSKNKKKRQGRPKGSQNTKDCPGMPIGSKSTKNRRGRPKGMKNKEEDVAAQEIEEVPFSSDVGCNGGNEGRLIEDNKHATVAIAELGGVVGEVSLGNECADSVLAKDGQGQGVVKASKFKQKTVVADDDHASPVDVTETNDAVGNDIPMWRDGRDRLKSSKSKKRSELGVTKHIGMLKGSKHKKKMLLVTIGEEATVYHKLTEKKNILEAVEHQSENVGVSGKMNEVKWKNGRRKHKGFKKIPLPPDADGVFTCTDGKDRDFAGSKGSEEFFTYVGGFHDRPKERPRKFVNKSLRCAIMGQKSVISASGMADATSCKGQRSLTCHQCKSNDKIGIVFCSKCKKKRYCYDCIGKWYPERTRKDVEDSCPFCYGICNCMACLQANVATKACHKETHENARLETTLYLLANILPLLRNIQREQRSELDFEARILGARLPEEDITKSVLEVDDRVYCDNCNTSIVNFHRGCPNPGCSYEICLNCCRELRDGDKWAYKKGSGQAGFLQELPEWTVKPDGSILCPPKERGGCGSGLLELRQIFDANVVDELIRSAEEITSKYQLRDVDFSQECALCCPTFSVSDGNNHLKKRQAACRTNSDDNFLYCPNAVDLGDSDFEHFQMHWRKGEPVIVTNVLAKASGLSWEPMVMWRAFRGAREKLKEKSFCVKAIDCLDWCEVEINIHQFFRGYLEGRRHYNGWPEILKLKDWPPTNSFEECLPRHGAEFVAMLPFSEYTHPRFASLNLATKLPDGASKPDLGPKTYIAYGYPEELGRGDSVSKLHCDISDAVNILTHTTEVKIAPWQCEMINKLRKVYDDEDKNQLHQDIDEGQGAPETKLVQQLFKPEVRDTKCGDVQCKGPSSNSMLLGTAKSHNPLLIPKCSTEVPNMFRTSEQAEASSRVPPVVNQNNGLDHQMIEETSSTPINGCNETNSFSGLLVGMTNDMVVKDVRSTDSANWKTEIGDVPNNRCLDVVENNSMPTGPNMSISNKLLTNASAPVSENHPLRNENASMATHGGAVWDIFRREDVPKLAKYLQKHWKEFRHINNAPVNSVVHPIHDQTFYLNERHKEQLKQEFNIEPWTFEQYVGEAVFIPAGCPHQVRNRQSCIKVAVDFVSPENVQECMKLAEEFRLLPKSHRSKQDILEVKKLALHAARLAVDEARNLMMSLPYDSTLVYFPSASCKLISILVIHESQARHSTDGPW
- the LOC113762542 gene encoding uncharacterized protein LOC113762542 isoform X2, producing the protein METAVMGSNVGDWDDDQQQRRCKRKNSTGWSCKLKAMTGRSLCAKHYSAYLRLRSRSKPLLPQPPIVAPENQETGTAAAEPEISGVMVFRPGIENVGEKRKIVRPLGSKDKKKRKKKHHKTSGFQGQQLTMDATVEETVVDNSMTGSKKRGRPKGSKNKKKLDLEKVGGLDVEAIATKGPVDVGVGENVNKSSGMGSKKIGRPKGSKNKKKLTFQKNGVVSNVDSGEVGLTRGVRLSTDFTCSTINVDDFVDDNKEQIGASAKIDEVVDQVGGLVVEAIATKGQVDVGVGENVNKSSGMGSKKVGRPKGSKNKKKLTFQKNGVVSNVDSGEVGLTRGVQLSTDFTCSTINVDDFVYDNKEQIGASAKIDEVVGQVQLVNGRGESGDGFFKKKDGRGRPKGSKNKKKRGGRPKGSKNTNDCPGMPIGSKSTKNHRGRPKGMKNKEEDVAAQEIEEVPFSSDVGCNGGNEGRLIEDNKHARFKKVQKTRSGEGSKKIGRPKGSKNKKKLTFQKNGVVSNVDSGEVGLTQGVQLSTDFTCSTINVDNFVDDNKEQIGASAKIGEVVDQVQLVNGCGESGDGFFKKKDGRGRPKGSKNKKKRQGRPKGSQNTKDCPGMPIGSKSTKNRRGRPKGMKNKEEDVAAQEIEEVPFSSDVGCNGGNEGRLIEDNKHATVAIAELGGVVGEVSLGNECADSVLAKDGQGQGVVKASKFKQKTVVADDDHASPVDVTETNDAVGNDIPMWRDGRDRLKSSKSKKRSELGVTKHIGMLKGSKHKKKMLLVTIGEEATVYHKLTEKKNILEAVEHQSENVGVSGKMNEVKWKNGRRKHKGFKKIPLPPDADGVFTCTDGKDRDFAGSKGSEEFFTYVGGFHDRPKERPRKFVNKSLRCAIMGQKSVISASGMADATSCKGQRSLTCHQCKSNDKIGIVFCSKCKKKRYCYDCIGKWYPERTRKDVEDSCPFCYGICNCMACLQANVATKACHKETHENARLETTLYLLANILPLLRNIQREQRSELDFEARILGARLPEEDITKSVLEVDDRVYCDNCNTSIVNFHRGCPNPGCSYEICLNCCRELRDGDKWAYKKGSGQAGFLQELPEWTVKPDGSILCPPKERGGCGSGLLELRQIFDANVVDELIRSAEEITSKYQLRDVDFSQECALCCPTFSVSDGNNHLKKRQAACRTNSDDNFLYCPNAVDLGDSDFEHFQMHWRKGEPVIVTNVLAKASGLSWEPMVMWRAFRGAREKLKEKSFCVKAIDCLDWCEVEINIHQFFRGYLEGRRHYNGWPEILKLKDWPPTNSFEECLPRHGAEFVAMLPFSEYTHPRFASLNLATKLPDGASKPDLGPKTYIAYGYPEELGRGDSVSKLHCDISDAVNILTHTTEVKIAPWQCEMINKLRKVYDDEDKNQLHQDIDEGQGAPETKLVQQLFKPEVRDTKCGDVQCKGPSSNSMLLGTAKSHNPLLIPKCSTEVPNMFRTSEQAEASSRVPPVVNQNNGLDHQMIEETSSTPINGCNETNSFSGLLVGMTNDMVVKDVRSTDSANWKTEIGDVPNNRCLDVVENNSMPTGPNMSISNKLLTNASAPVSENHPLRNENASMATHGGAVWDIFRREDVPKLAKYLQKHWKEFRHINNAPVNSVVHPIHDQTFYLNERHKEQLKQEFNIEPWTFEQYVGEAVFIPAGCPHQVRNRQSCIKVAVDFVSPENVQECMKLAEEFRLLPKSHRSKQDILEVKKLALHAARLAVDEARNLMMSLPIHESQARHSTDGPW